The window TAGCCCTCGCTGAATTGTAACTCAGTTGTGATTGAGTGAGAAACGGAGTTATATTTCTGTAGTCTGGGGTtatgctggtgctgctgctggtcgaTGCAGTGCTGGCATCAAGTTCAACATCACTGGCATGGCGTCTCGAGATGTGTGTGCTGAGATTTGTAGTACTGCCAGTGTACTTAATTGCTGCCCTACATATTTTACATACGGCTTCACTTTTATCAAGTTTACCTTCTTTTTGAAGAAGCCAAATGTCTTCCAAACTTTTGATCGGAGGGTCGATGGCGCATTGAAAATGGGTTCGCTGTGGTCAGACATCATTTCACTACAGACTTAATGTCAACATATGTTGCGTTATTCAAAGGGATAGCGGCACGCCTGATAGGCTTATGGTATGCGGGCTTTGGCCAATGACAGGCTGTCATTGTTGTGACTGAGCTCAAATGCACCAAGTCAGTGAGTGAGGGTTTCGGATAGCAACTTAACGTAGAGAAAAACACTTGTGAATCGGTTCATAACTTTTAAATCGGGGCACCAACCGATTCGTGTCATTTTAAAACCGATGCGGGACTTCACGCATCGATGTAGTCGTATCTTACAAGCTAAAAACGGATATCGATACGTATCGTTTTTTTACACCCCTAACATCCATCCAATCCACCCGTTGCGACTTCCAGGTTCCGTTAGACATGGGTGTTTTTGGACCAAGGCTTCTGCAATCTGTCCAACCTGAAGGCCTGTGGGATAGGCTGTGTAACTGTACATGTAATCTGCCAGCTTCTCCATTATTTCAGACTTGACCCGGGTGTTGTTGAGGACAGTGCCATCTTTCAAAAACTGTTCATTCGCATTCCTGAGTACTGCCTCTGCTGCAACTGAAAAAGGTGGAATCTCAACTTCACTTGGCCACATTGCTCTACCAGTGTCTTgtgatgacagtgatgatgTATCTGACTGGTAGTCTGCAGAACCAGAGGATGACTGTGAAGACAACATTATTGTAGTGGCACTGGAAATGTCACTCGCATCGTCTGcaacttccacattttcagtCTCTGGTGTGGTCAATGTGAGCACTATGGATGGAATAATGACCACTTTTATTGTCCCCTTATGTTTAACCTCGTTTGGTGAATGAATGGTGAAGAAATCCCCAAAGTCTTCATCCAAGTAATGAAGGGTGAATTCTTCATGGATCTGAAAAGTGTCTTTCACAGTCTCATGCAATTGCTCCACTGTATTTGGGACCCCAGATGACAGTGTCAGCTTCTCACTATGATGATCAATGATCACTTTCACAACAACAGGGTCcatctgtacaaaaacaaatacagtttaGTCTTTTAACTGACCTAAGACTGGACAATAATGTGTCGTTTCAAACTGACCATGCGTTTCCCTCCCACCCAGTATGGTGCCAGGGGGTATGTATCACTAAGTTGCTGTATGTTCAACAGTGTCACCTTCCCAGAGTGCTCCAAAACAAACCCCCTAAAATGTTCATAATACCAGCTGTTGAGCAACTTAACAATGAAATTTAGATCACTGTCTACAATCACAATTTGTGAAATCTCCATAAAATTGGGCAGACCACCAGTAGACCCATGAGGCAGAATCATCCCAACTGCATATCTGGTTCCATGATATGACAGTGCATTTGTCAGCTCCACTGTGGTTTGTGTTGGGTATACTTGTTTAAAAGACTCCTGAATGTCCTCATGCAGCAATGCCAATGGAATATTGGTTACTTTACTCACACACAATGAAGGTTTCACAGCATCAGCATGTAAATGATATGCTACCATCATCTGGTGCTTTGTGGTGAGAGAAAGTAGAATGTTTCTGAAACAGTTTGCGTGTCTGACAACGCGTTTGAAAAAACTATGCTTCGCCTCGAAGCGCATGGTCCAGACACAAACCAAAGGTCCAAAGCATTTTATCAGGTCTGGATAATGTTCCAAAAAATGGAACTTGGGAGTTAACTTAAAGTCAGGAAAAACTTCCAATACTCTGTGGCGATGTTCAGAAATCAATTTCAGTGTTTCCCGCaggatttttttcagcagcggTGGTGTGGCCCCCGAACCCTCTAGGGGGGTCTGGGGGCATGCCCCCCTGGCCGAAATTTTTTTGTACCCTTTACATTGGAATGCAtgaatctggtgcactttgagaggagaatatgcacttaaatcctattcaaacagtcctgtgtattactgtagatGGGATTATTGGTGTTGtaactttgccttttgtgtcttcatttacagatttttatatagtaatatttaaacaaaaaatgcaaatataatttgcacaatttatttacagatttttgcctaatgcttaaacactaactgttttttacataagacactttgttcaaaaatgaaatgtcctgCAACAATgggcaaaacacatctttttaaattataaacctaactaaaatttgaaaagaacacagactcacacacatgaaaaataaaaaataaagctaattgAATACCAATCAGTGTGAGCCTTAGCACTACAAATAGACCTCAGGTGAGCTCAGCTCCTTTGTGAGACAGTGAGAGTCAGGGGAAGAGGACAAGAGAGCgacaggaggatgaggacaaagaagacaaCAGACGGAGAACTGTGAAGTTTTTGCTCATCCACAAAGGCTACATCCAGCCTGGGAGCATTTAATTCTCCTGGGCTTTTTAAAGAAGAGCTCCAGGGCTCTTCTGTAGGGGAATTTGGTGGTGGGGGGGCCATTGATGCTGACTCTCAAACAAGTCGCCAGATGCTCTCCCTGTAGCCTGTTTCTCAGGTCAGTCTTCACCTACAATACAACAAATAGTAAACCATAAGTGGGTGGAAGTTAGGCAATAACTAAatcattgttaataataataataataatctggtGTATTACCCTGTTCAGTGTTGAAAAGTCACGCTCACAGTTGACACTTGAGACTGGAATTGTGAGACCAATGGCAGCCAGTTTATTGAGTCCAGGATAAAGCTGACCCCACTCGTCAATCTGTGACGCCAGTCGCGTCATTATCTGCTGCTGGTCCATGCCCTGAAACAAAATGAGCATTAATTAAGCTACAAAACCTGTCAAACCTACTGAAAATTTGTTATGTTCATACCTGGAATGCTCCTATCAGGATATGTTGCCTGAAAGAGGTCCACTCTTGGATCACCTGGTCTCCTGTCAGAAATTTATTTGACAGGAGTTTTAGATTCCTCACACAGACAGCCTCGTCCTCCTTGGCAGCCTGAGGCCCAAGAACATGGAATGCTCCTAGCAGGTCTAGACTCCCAAAACGCCTCTCCAAACTCTCAACAAGCGCATCGAGATAAGGTTCCATCAcctaaacataataataaaataaaaacatatttgttagtttttcttAATATAGAGCATTTAATAGCAATTGCAAGACTTGTTGTACCTGATTTTTAAATCGGACCCAGAGTTGCTCTCGGCTGTGCTCCTCTAAGGAGCCTCTGTGTCTCCggttcctctcctcctcatggACTACACCAAACCTTGATAACCCTGTAGGGTTATCAAGGTCTTGGTGTAGCCGTGAGAGAAATGATCCAGGAGGCTGATGGTCTCCCGCATCCCTTATGGTTCTCAAAATGGCAATCGTCACAGGAACCTAATTGAACAGggattatacatttattgtaaaagcAGCCGAAAGTAAGAGCCTCtagcatttcaaataaaatctcACCTGGTGTTTCAAAGCCAgaaaatttacattttccttcTGGAACCTTCTGGACCTCTTTGTGAGGTGATAGAGGCACTTAAAACCTCCAATCACAGCCTcatgctccatcaccaccatcgGTTCGAGGGCAGCCAAAACTGAGCTTGATCctatggaaacaaaacataaaaataagaaaaatagataaaaatacaGCTTATATGCAAGTATGCTGGTTACCTGTTTTGGTCTATTTACAGACCATATATGCAAAATGTTACCTTGCATCAATGCAGAGTGAGATTTCTCACTGTCCTGGTGATGTTGGGTTGAACGGTGTTTGTCCAGGTAGTCAACACGATAAAGTTCACACCCATTTTCAATAAATGGTCTCTTGGCCACA is drawn from Anoplopoma fimbria isolate UVic2021 breed Golden Eagle Sablefish chromosome 6, Afim_UVic_2022, whole genome shotgun sequence and contains these coding sequences:
- the LOC129092758 gene encoding uncharacterized protein LOC129092758 codes for the protein MAILTTGTAQPIELTFNLTKAPKRGVAKRPFIENGCELYRVDYLDKHRSTQHHQDSEKSHSALMQGSSSVLAALEPMVVMEHEAVIGGFKCLYHLTKRSRRFQKENVNFLALKHQVPVTIAILRTIRDAGDHQPPGSFLSRLHQDLDNPTGLSRFGVVHEEERNRRHRGSLEEHSREQLWVRFKNQVMEPYLDALVESLERRFGSLDLLGAFHVLGPQAAKEDEAVCVRNLKLLSNKFLTGDQVIQEWTSFRQHILIGAFQGMDQQQIMTRLASQIDEWGQLYPGLNKLAAIGLTIPVSSVNCERDFSTLNRVKTDLRNRLQGEHLATCLRVSINGPPTTKFPYRRALELFFKKPRRIKCSQAGCSLCG